The following proteins are encoded in a genomic region of Takifugu flavidus isolate HTHZ2018 chromosome 3, ASM371156v2, whole genome shotgun sequence:
- the myoz2a gene encoding myozenin-2a: MSQFSTMTTGERKMQAAAICREIHPQEDAEVDLGKKVSVPKDIMLEELSLTSNRGSRLFKMRQKRSEKYTFESVHNENNVQPNVALEFQVENGNTADGHDSQDNSANDQPSQVQTKMADSTKVANPESIAPGYGVPLKDVPPEKFNSTAMPKSYQSPWEKAVGVNLALTEAPVPCPPSQPQSDKPVYKSFNRVAIPFGGFSKEPRPDPVKTLKVEPLPDYPELQGHTAPNQPSFNRSALGWVSTCAPFPVPALPLEHVLLPESEDL, encoded by the exons ATGTCTCAGTTCTCCACCATGACGACCGGGGAGAGGAAAATGCAGGCGGCAGCGATCTGCAGGGAGATTCACCCGCAGGAAG ATGCTGAAGTGGATCTTGGGAAAAAAGTCAGCGTGCCCAAGGACAtcatgctggaggagctgtctCTGACCTCAAACCGAGGCTCCCGGCTCTTCAAGATGCGCCAGAAACGCTCTGAGAAATACACATTCGAGAGCGTCCACAACGAAAACAACGTGCAGCCAAAT GTTGCTTTGGAGTTTCAGGTGGAAAACGGGAATACCGCCGATGGCCACGACAGTCAGGATAATTCGGCCAACGATCAACCGTCTCAAGTGCAGACAAAGATGGCCGATTCGACAAAAGTAGCCAATCCGGAGAGTATCGCCCCAG GATATGGAGTGCCCTTGAAAGACGTCCCTCCAGAGAAGTTCAACAGCACCGCTATGCCAAAGTCTTACCAGTCGCCCTGGGAGAAGGCCGTTGGTGTTAACCTGGCGTTGACTGAGGCTCCTGtgccctgccccccctcccagccccaATCGGACAAACCGGTGTACAAAAGTTTCAACAG GGTGGCGATCCCGTTCGGTGGCTTCAGCAAAGAACCCAGACCGGATCCTGTCAAGACACTCAAGGTGGAGCCCCTCCCTGACTACCCTGAGCTCCAGGGACACACGGCACCCAACCAGCCCTCCTTCAACCGATCTGCTCTTGGGTGGGTGTCCACATGTGCTCCCTTTCCCGTGCCGGCTCTTCCGCTGGAGCATGTGCTCCTCCCTGAATCTGAGGACCTTTGA